From one Vanessa tameamea isolate UH-Manoa-2023 chromosome 9, ilVanTame1 primary haplotype, whole genome shotgun sequence genomic stretch:
- the LOC113395038 gene encoding 26S proteasome non-ATPase regulatory subunit 10-like translates to MSIGTVYERAYKGDFNQVKVKIDEDASLVTVADSNNRLLIHWTALGGNENLLDYLIDVGSPVDCVDDTNCTPLILASSAGRLHVVRLLIGKGANVNHKTNRGQSSLHYACSKGHKEVAKYLIESDANINEADILGATPLHRAAAQGRIEIVELLLKSPDIKVNLCDSTGCTALHLSCEEDREGAACMLVKSGASIDIKNKEGKTPLDICTNKLKKTLMNLLD, encoded by the exons ATGTCTATTGGTACCGTTTACGAGAGAGCATATAAAGGAGATTTTAATcaagttaaagtaaaaatagaTGAAGATGCATCCTTGGTAACGGTTGCGGATTCG AATAATCGTCTACTTATACATTGGACAGCTTTAGGTGGTAATGAAAATctattagattatttaattgatGTAGGAAGCCCCGTTGACTGTGTTGATGACACAAACTGCACACCATTAATATTAGCATCTTCAGCGGGAAGATTACATGTGGTTAGGCTATTAATTGGTAAAGGAGCTAATgtaaatcataaaacaaatcGTGGACAATCATCTTTACATTATGCTTGTTCAAAGGGACACAAAGAA GTagcaaaatatttgatagaatctgatgcaaatataaatgaagCTGATATTTTAGGTGCTACACCACTTCATAGAGCTGCAGCTCAAGGCAGAATAGAAATAGTAGAACTTCTTTTAAAATCTCCAGATATTAAAGTAAATCTGTGTGATTCCACTGGTTGCACCGCATT ACATTTATCATGTGAAGAAGATAGAGAGGGAGCAGCCTGTATGTTAGTTAAATCAGGAGCAAGTATAGACATCAAAAACAAAGAAGGGAAAACTCCTTTAGATATTTGCactaataagttaaaaaaaactcttatgAACTTACTGGATTAA
- the LOC113395044 gene encoding diacylglycerol kinase epsilon, with product MNTIASINHINFNYYFLIGGLFLSYLVYRIFCSLSGDNLFIQTKYRVRGHTWRSIECNKSIPYNIYCTVCGKLMLPLVGLFCECCAVSACKKCHRELDKKFRCKQITWPCEKPFCHLWVNVGSISRSTADHHEEGENIKKYFCSWCQRTKLTQENVLCDTEECDFFKYRDIIIPPTCVRIEKGKVISIKPQSDNDWEPLIIFANRKSGSNRSDEVLSIFRGLLNPLQIIDISSMGPEQVIRWLPDRCKILVAGGDGTVAWVLNTLHSAPHIKASVGILPMGTGNDLARALGWGAGCSNLNAHSIISSLKQAKLQILDRWKITIRPKRGRLGRLRPERVLFAYNYASVGVDAQVALDFHRARSQFLYRYASRYLNYLAYALLGVGRALDDGGCGGLERRLRVRVGPHAARALALPPLQALVVLNIPSWGAGVDLWSLGSEDDVGEQYVDDGKLEVVGVSSSFHIARLQCGLAEPYRFTQTSHVQIELEGSCAMQVDGEPWMQGSATIYVEPAGQSTMLRPHTNNT from the exons atGAACACAATTGCAagtataaatcatattaactttaattattattttttgatcgGAGGTTTATTTCTCAGTTACTTGGTTTACCGAATTTTTTGCTCGCTCTCTGGCGATAAcctttttattcaaacaaaatatcgAGTGCGTGGACATACATGGAGAAGTATAGAATGCAATAAATCTattccatataatatttac tgcACAGTTTGTGGTAAGCTCATGCTCCCTTTAGTTGGTCTCTTTTGTGAATGCTGTGCAGTAAGTGCTTGCAAGAAATGTCATCGCGAATTAGATAAAAAGTTTCGATGCAAACAAATAACATGGCCCTGTGAAAAACCATTTTGTCATCTGTGGGTTAATG TGGGTTCTATTTCAAGAAGTACTGCTGATCATCATGAAGAaggagaaaatataaaaaaatacttttgctcCTGGTGTCAAAGAACAAAACTGACCCAGGAAAATGTATTATGCGATACAGAG gaatgtgatttttttaaatatagagatATAATAATTCCTCCAACCTGTGTTCGCATTGAGAAGGGAAAAGTTATTAGTATTAAACCTCAAAGTGATAATGATTGGGAACCATTAATAATTTTTG CTAACCGAAAGTCGGGAAGTAATAGAAGTGATGAAGTACTATCAATTTTTCGAGGCCTTCTGAATCCTCTGCAG ATAATTGACATCAGTTCTATGGGGCCTGAACAAGTAATAAGGTGGTTACCAGATCGCTGCAAAATCCTTGTCGCAGGTGGAGATGGTACTGTTGCCTGGGTGCTAAATACACTTCATTCGGCCCCACATATTAAG GCATCAGTTGGAATTCTACCCATGGGAACTGGCAATGATCTAGCACGAGCTCTTGGATGGGGCGCTGGATGCTCAAATTTAAATGCCCATTCTATAATAAGTTCTTTAAAACAAGCAAAACTTCAGATATTGGACAG ATGGAAGATAACCATAAGACCGAAGCGCGGTCGGCTGGGCCGGCTGCGCCCCGAGCGCGTGCTGTTCGCGTACAACTACGCGAGCGTGGGCGTGGACGCGCAGGTCGCGCTCGACTTCCACCGCGCGCGCTCGCAGTTCCTCTATCGGTACGCGAGCCGGTATCTGAACTAC CTGGCGTACGCGCTGCTGGGCGTGGGGCGCGCGCTGGACGACGGCGGCTGCGGCGGCCTGGAGCGGCGCCTGCGCGTGCGCGTGGGGCCGCACGCCGCGCGCGCGCTGGCGCTGCCGCCGCTGCAGGCGCTCGTCGTGCTCAACATCCCCTCCTGGGGCGCCGGCGTGGATCTCTGGA gtttAGGCAGTGAAGATGACGTTGGCGAGCAATATGTAGATGATGGAAAATTGGag gtggTAGGCGTATCGTCGTCATTCCATATAGCTCGACTTCAATGCGGCTTAGCCGAACCATATCGGTTTACACAGACATCTCATGTACAA attgaGTTGGAGGGCAGTTGCGCTATGCAAGTGGACGGCGAACCGTGGATGCAAGGTTCTGCCACCATATATGTAGAACCTGCTGGCCAGAGCACCATGCTTCGACCACATACCAATAATACATAA
- the LOC113395046 gene encoding mitochondrial dicarboxylate carrier, which produces MGKAKEIRVSHWYFGGLASAGAACITHPLDLLKVQMQTQKGKNISMFQLTGIVLKNQGVMGLYNGISASLLRQLTYSTARFGIYEVAKQQLTPKDGTAIPFYMSAFLAGLGGFAGGFVGNPADLVNVRMQNDVKLPPEQRRNYKNAIHGIYRVAAQEGILRLWAGASMTCSRAALMTIGQLSFYDQIKTILLASPYFGDNVATHVMSSLLAGAIATTLTQPVDVLKTRAMNAKPGEVKSIFKLIQNTATEGPLAFFKGYIPAFVRLAPHTILTFVFLEQLRMNFGYIKNIDV; this is translated from the exons atggGAAAGGCAAAAGAAATTCGTGTATCGCATTGGTACTTTGGAGGTCTAGCTTCTGCTGGAGCTGCTTGTATCACTCACCCTCTGGACTTATTGAAAGTTCAAATGCAGACTCAAAAAGGAAAAAACATTTCGATGTTTCAGCTTACtggaatagttttaaaaaatcaag GTGTCATGGGGCTTTACAACGGTATCTCAGCATCTCTGTTACGTCAACTCACATATTCTACAGCCAGATTTGGAATTTATGAAGTAGCAAAGCAACAACTTACACCCAAAgat GGCACTGCAATACCATTCTATATGTCAGCATTTTTAGCTGGCTTAGGAGGTTTTGCTGGAGGCTTTGTTGGAAACCCAGCAGACTTAGTAAATGTTCGCATGCAAAATGATGTTAAACTTCCACCAGAGCAAAGAAGGAA cTATAAGAATGCAATTCATGGGATATATCGTGTAGCAGCACAAGAAGGTATCCTGCGTTTGTGGGCTGGGGCTTCAATGACATGCAGCAGAGCAGCGTTAATGACTATTGGTCAATTGTCATTTTACGACCAAATTAAGACAATATTGCTAGCATCGCCTTATTTTGGTGATAATGTGGCAACACATGTGATGTCAAGTTTGCTAGCT ggaGCCATTGCAACTACACTCACACAACCAGTAGATGTCTTAAAAACAAGAGCAATGAATGCAAAACCAGGTGAggttaaaagcatttttaaactGATTCAGAACACTGCCACTGAGGGACCTCTAGCATTTTTCAAAGGCTACATTCCAGCATTTGTAAGACTCGCCCCGCACACTATCCTAACATTTGTTTTCTTAGAACAGCTAAGAATGAACTTTGGCTATATTAAGAACATAGATGTttaa
- the Elp6 gene encoding uncharacterized protein Elp6: MTSDLLTSLQLDKTFDSSRIIVVKELNGCDSSFITSCVLGHCVKNKNAVFVISAHHSLQHYHNVGLKMNYNLQKSVDSGIINFYDVGEVITNSILDNKCLTSQEIWLKIKEILLEMHKKFNSVNVIFDGVSHLFDLQLNIRQVNEICKELIDLIRSLSNSYLILQCNVACDDDITYVLANLLSHKANTLAEVESLSSGLSADVSGHLNIKYLSNKYENEHRYIFEPRSAQYLFKLFDRGVKLLAPGTV, from the coding sequence atGACTTCAGATTTACTGACAAGTTTGCAGTTGGACAAAACTTTTGATTCAAGCAGAATAATTGTTGTGAAAGAATTAAATGGTTGCGATAGTTCTTTTATTACAAGCTGTGTGCTTGGACactgtgtaaaaaataaaaatgctgtaTTCGTTATATCAGCGCATCACTCATTACAACATTATCATAATGTAGGTCTCAAAATGaactataatttacaaaaatctgTAGACTctggtattattaatttttatgatgtGGGTGAAGTTATAACAAACTCTATATTAGACAATAAATGTTTAACATCACAAGAAATTTGgttgaaaataaaagaaattttattggaaatgcacaaaaaattcaattctgtaaatgtaatttttgatGGAGTGTCTCATTTATTTgacttacaattaaatattagacaagTTAATGAAATTTGCAAAGAACTAATTGATCTTATAAGAAGTTTGAGCAATTCATACTTAATACTACAGTGCAATGTAGCATGTGATGATGATATTACATATGTTTTAGCAAATTTACTGTCACATAAAGCAAATACTTTAGCAGAGGTAGAAAGTTTATCATCAGGCTTAAGTGCAGATGTATCgggtcatttaaatataaagtacctAAGTAATAAGTATGAAAATGAACACAGGTACATCTTTGAACCAAGATCAGCTCaatacctttttaaattatttgatagagGAGTTAAATTACTGGCACCTGGAACAGTTTAA